The region tccaacaggacaatgaccccaaacatacctcacaGTTCTACCAAATTTTCTGGAAGATTCTGGAGCGCCCAGCACAATTGGCTGAGTAGAACCCTGTAGATAATCTTTGGTGAGATGTTAAGATAGCGGCAAAAGTTATATCCAGGAATTAAAGACCTGGATGCCATTGCCCAAGAAAAGAAGGGCTAAGATCTTTCAGGAACGCAGCCTGAAGCTGGTgtctgcagcaggttataacagccagagggactCTACGAAATATAAAAGACACTTGTCTTGAAGAGGTGAATAATTCTCAGACTGCAGGAGTCGGGAAAAGTGACTTTCTgtgctgaatttggagaaaccactcgtTATATTAGTCAAGTTCAGTTGTTTACACTGTTCTTGTGTCATTGCAAACATCAGAAAATTTGTAAATTTTGTAAGAAACCGAATTTTCGATGGTCGGGTGTGGGGTTGGGAGGTGAATATTTGGATGGCAACTGTAACAACCCAGTTATGGACACATTACAGACCACCCTTTATCTAGTTCTATGCGAATGGACTCGTTTCTGACACAAGCAATGGGACAAGTTTGGGGGGATTTAAtcccaaatataaaaaaataaaatatttgaaaATTGGGCGTCTTTGAGCTGGCCACAAGAGGAACATACACTATGCTGTATCTGTAGCCCCCGTAGAGGAGGATGGGAGTTATGGAAGCAGCCTAGTGGAGGCCACTGTAGTCCTGACCACTTGTGGAATGACCCCTGTGCCCATCCGTAGCCTCCAGGGAAGACGTTGTCCCCTTTATGGCCACTGCCCCTATATGACGATGCAGCTGACTGGTGATCTTTTGGCGTCACTTACAGGTGGCGGCTTCTTCCTCATCTGGAAAACGCGGGTCTCCCCGAAACTCAAAGAGGCGATGACGGGATTCCTGCCCAGATCAGGCTCGTTGTCGCTGTGCCAGTCTATGCTGTCCTTGTCGTGTCGGTACAGGTTGCAGAGGAGCGAGTTGAAGGTGCAGCCGGTCACCTCCTGCGTACGATCTCGCAGCATGGTCAGCAGAGGATGCCACTGCAGGGACAAACTCAAAGTGAAAACTTCAGAAACTTTCCCATAAACTTTGTCAAGATCTCTTGTGGCAGTCAGTGAATGGAGGCCTACAGTTCAGCTGTAACAGGTACAACGTGCACCAGTTATCATTTCCTAAACAGACGACCCCCATTCAGGGGATCGGTGGGGGGGGCTTTAAGCCAAACAAGAATGGCTCGTTACTCTAAAAGGAAGGGATCAACAATCTTTAACATTTGTAAAATATTGTGCAGAacattgaaaaattgcaaaaaaccTAAATTCTGATGAGAGCAGAAAAGCGTCGATGTCTTCCGGGCACTCACATGAGGATTGGGCTGCATTGTGGAGCGGGAGTAAGTGTAGGGGACCTCGCCGTACCAACACGTGAGCCGGGGCTCCTGGTAAGGTCCATCTGTCAGAAGAGCAGAATAAATGCAGAGCAGAACTCCAGGGACCACAATAACACTGTCACATTATCATACATAGCACAGGCTGGTATCGCCCCCTTGTGTTGGATTACAGATATAACACCGGCGTGCGACTCACCGGGACCTAGATTGGTTTTCTGCCTCCAGGGAATCTCGCTTTGTAATTGCTCAAACATCCAATCCGCTTCTTTAGGGTCAATGAACAGGGGGACGAGTCTCAGCCTGCGGAAGAGAACGCAATGGGGGAGATTTAAGGGCTTATTCTCACCATCATTGCGAGATTCAGACCAGTAACGACGCAGTGTAATCTCATGATCGAGTCCACAATATATTAATATGTTGGTTCAATATAAgcgaaaaatgcagcatttattaTGGCGCCACTTAATGCTAAAAATAAGAGGCCGTTCAGATATTTACATAACTCAAACAGATAAACATCCCCTTTCACTCACCGAGACACCCCAGATGGAGAGGAGCTGATATCATAGGTGCCCTCCTTCCTGGGAACACAAATATTCCAACATGAATGTACATAGCAAGTCCACACGcataacagtgagtgcagctctggagcataatacaggatgtaactcaggatcagtaatgtaatgtatatacatagtgactgcaccagcagaatagtgagtgcagctctggggcataatacaggatgtaactcaggatcagtaatgtaatgtatgtacacagtgactgcaccagcagaatagtgagtgcagctctggggcataatacaggatgtaactcaggatcagtaatgtaatgtatgtacacagtgactgcaccagcagaatagtgagtgcagctctggggcataatacaggatgtaactcaggatcagtaatgtaatgtatgtacacagtgactgcaccagcagaaaagtgagtgcagctctggagtataatacaggatgtaactcaggatcagtaatataatgtatgtacacagtgactgcaccagcagaatagtgagtgcagctctggagtataatacaggatgtaactccggatcagtaatgtaatgtatgtacacagtgactgcaccagcagaatagtgagtgcagctctggagtataatacaggatgtaactcaggatcagtaatgtaatgtaatgtatgtacacagtgactgcaccagcagaatagtgagtgcagctctggagtataatacaggatcagtaatgtaatgtatgtacacagtgactgcaccagcagaatagtgagtgcagctctggagtataaggcaggaggtaactcaggatcagtaatgtaatgtatgtacacagtgactgcaccagcagaatagtgagtgcagctctggagtataatgcaggaggtaactcaggatcagtaatgtaatgtatgtacacagtgactgcaccagcagaatagtgagtgcagctctggagtataatataggatgtaactcaggatcagtaatgtaatgtatgtacacagtgactgcaccttcagaatagtgagtgcagctctgctcagctgctgctcactgtgctgattgtgggtgcggtcgccactgaacctgctgtgtgctcctgagctcctgagaaccaccacctctccgcccggggacctgctctctctcttacccagggagggagtgggtttcctgggatgagtgaaggagccaagtcccaggcttctgcttcccggaccaggctggcggggggcagaaggaaccagcaaccagcctgcacatcagaggattcgggggtgagacgctccaccaggagtcgcagcaatgtggctcctactccccccaggtctgcagagacccagagaagccgcaaggcttccatggaggagaagcctgctagcgtgcaggatgacggcccttccggaggaaagctgagtgctcacggaggtgaggccgacctcactgaggagggttgggcgctgcagagaccccgggagtctgtgtccacctatgcctcccgggtcatgagccacctccgtgagtatgaagacgcaagcaagagattgagaaggctccgggaggagctgcactgcacaagcgcaaaagctgcaggcgcctccagacccaggaagatgcaattccaggctgaggtaaagaggctgaagcttgaaattaatgacctggaggtgagaaaagcgtttatccaagaaaaaagtggaccatttaaagaaaaattgcaaaatgaagatcgattcagagaaatgtctgataacagagagcaaaggcagatagggctgcagcctgggagccaggtggatgatgatgatgatgatgatgatgagaaggagggggatgaccagcagaaagccccacctggcagcctgcttagtcactcacaggccacgtgcagcgagctccctgctggacaggtgaCAATGACATcttgtcgcagttctgctggctctggggaggacagtgacatcagccagggaggggcgctaatggcagagatcaagctcctggagtccccagtgtgccttcagaacttccatcttggtgatgatttaccagaggaggcacctgggggccacaagaaaaaggtgaagaagatcaaacctaagctccaggaagcggtaagctatgtgtatgcccccctccctgtaccccctgagtcggctgcagggtcagctcgctgtataagccccgttgcccagcccagcccgggttctgctgtggatccgatgcaaaggcgcggggagactacaaagcacggtagtgaggcgctgagctccgtctctgcttgtagtagcggggacgtagcagcaggtgcatcagccgagaggctggacagtgagggcggcccggcggcgggcgaaaaatcaggccacgatactgtggtgcgctccccagtgggaggggggagcagcccggtgtcaggggcagctccggtagcctcggtgcccctgaatgctgttgccgctgatcacttagttgagaagcggcggcagtgtgagggggttaccggggcgggGCGTTCCGGTCCGGTCCTCCcagcaaagtcctgttctgtgttggcgccgctggtcaacaagatcctgatgctaaggatcagcggtgcctcacaggagctaaagatcaacggcgcctggtagcaaccatgaagcagcggaaaatatcaactgatgatgcggagggcacacataaaaccaggggtgaggtcacctccagttctgtggaggagactcagccccttgtgcctgatgatgcggaggccaaaatgtcaccccctgttgtcactggtccagcaggagtgaatgtggtggtgggtatggatgaggaaaagtctttgtctagtggtgtggttgctggtttggtagagggtgaggaggttatggaggtgggtaatggtgatgctgttggtgtggatgtggtcactggtccggttgcccccccggtggtggcagcacctgtcaggagttatgccgctgtcacctccgggggaaatagggcgtcctcctcgtctctgggctctggggatggcatgttgcaacggcgtctcctggaggctctaaagaggggagagagatcactaatggtagagggtcgagaggttgatctatccttctggatagaggcatggcctcggggccttccgagagcaaagagggggggatacagtgtggtccctcccaacagccgggccgggtagtgtgcgtaggaatgtggtccgtcttcggtggaggggcagtgatgcatgtcctccaaggtcgaaggttgtggagctcctgctgaggatgggcttcaaggcgattgacatctacgccttgatacatccctattccacacctgagtttgatgtcagctttgttcggccggaggggcttgaacttttctggtcgaactatgagttggcaaaaaatgagcccggctggcgagactttgccgttcaggcggtgtctcgccaaaatcaagtcaagaaagtgaccgtgatgacgtgtaacgagtcactttcttgttatgacatcatgacgtggcttggccggtatggagaggtagtggagatgccaaagaaaaaccgtgacgagtttggtatctggtcaggggcctggacgtttatggtaaaacttaagcgttcaggtggtacggttgcccacataccatcatctgccttcctgggtagggatcgtatcctggtcttctaccaggggcaaccgaagctctgttacaggtgcggcgaccccacacacttcagcgcaaactgcactgtgcagaagtgtgcattgtgtggggatgtcggccatcttgctgcatcttgtgtggagattaggtgccacatgtgtggtgagttaggtcacccattcagccgttgtcctcgctccttcgctaacgcagtcgtgaccccggtgggagaaagccgtgaggctgattctgctggggaagggactagcaagggtgagggagctgaggggccaaggaagaaaagcaataaaagacgcctgcccagctaaggcgtctagacaagcgcagacaggatagagagctgggcgagcctcgggctactggggcggcccctgtcctggatgccagtcttgctgctgaggccccaagggatgatgagttggatgaggaggtcaggaggatccacagggaggagaatgccactgcctcagagtcctcccattatgaaagtatggatgaggataataggcagtggctagaggacaagcgtaagctcggcatcaaaaagaagagaaagaagggagaaaaaaaaaaaaataaatcttctctcactctgaccaaggtacctaaggaaggaaaaaccgactcccctctggttggtctttctaaccggttccaagcccttgaaaacatctcttccgctgagggtgaggttctggcttcggcggggctcacagggggcgccgagtctcctccttctgggaacataagatctttggagggagggactggcccagagtccggagacgaggacgaaaaaaataaaaaacgcgtggaaatggatacctccatgtcattaaagagggggaaggattcctcctctgaggcagaggataaggggagtgggaaaaagaaagccatctaactcaatcaccaatgatggtggaacccactccgttgacgctggcatccattaatgtcgccagcataaagtcaaatacagctagatttgcggcctttgattttctcagccgggttgaagctgacattttctttttgcaagagaccaggctgccaaacatggcagatgtgtttaaagctaagagggagtggagactcgggccctcctattggtctcttgcggccgagccgtatagcggagtggcggtcctttttaccgcaccggtggaatgccgacgggttattgagttagaaatggggaggtgcctgatcttagatgtcctcatgaagggacaagagctccggctcattaacatctatggtccccaatctaagtgggaccggaagtgtctctttatgaggatcaagccctacctttttacaagtcggcaggttgtctttggaggggacttcaatgctgtcacgaggccccgagatagaggaggttccagagacaagctgacttatgatagcgtcgcccttaatagtatagctagtgaggctcgcctggtggatgtccacattcggcacaccccaggccacgaggggttcacctatcatagaggtaactgtaggtccagaatagataggttttatttaaaggaggaagctgtctcttcagcagtgtctgttgttgaggtggagttctccgaccactgtttaattttgttttctctgaatgttacagtgaCCCTCCGGATggaaagaggcttttggaggctcaattcgtctctcttggaagaagcggagataagacagtcctttgagaattttcttcagagccaggtacccttactggatctttgtagtagtaggtcagagtggtgggagatgttcaaggaaagggtgtcgagattcttccgccagctctcgagcctcaggagtctgagcaggtaccgcctgtatcagggtctggggaggaaactcgagcatcttgtctcaactggaggtagccgcgaggagatctccagagtgaaatctttgcttatgaggtgtcagtacgatagacacgcatctttggtttttgagagggattacgggaagtaccgctcgcccgacccttacagaaactgcaagatgtcagtgaatagtaaagtggttacaggactggtcgacactacggggtccctgaggcaatccagatcagggatcctggaggttgtcagatccttctactcgcacctcttggggaagagggatcttgattgggatgagatgtcggctttcctggcagaagctgtccccgaaccaggggtagacccctctcttgacgttttgacagaaatgatcagggaagatgaagttcagttggcgattgaagggcttgccccaaaaaaatcgcctggtccagatggcttaacatctgaattctataagacctttaaggacgttttggttcccctcttgactgaggtattcaatgagtgtctttcctcgggcactctgccgaagtcaatgaggaggtctgctctgatcatcttgtcaaagggtaaggacccatcttgcattgagaattggcgtcccatagcgcttctcaatgcagacaggaaggttctggcaaaggtgctgtttaatcggctggtgaaatttgcaccccgactcctttcgggggcccagcattgctctgttccaggacgcagcacatttagtgctgtgctctgtgtccgagaggcagtggagcagggtagggctggtcactggaaggggtacatgctgtcactggaccaggcaaaagcatttgatcgggttaatcacgagtacctctggtccgtccttctgagatatggcctgccgggggggtttgttgattggcttaagaccttgtacagtggggcagagagtttcccgcttgtgaatggttggattggtagctcttttgaggttgggtccggtgctcgccagggttgtcccttgagcccgctgctgtacgtgtttgcgattgaccctcttcttaggagggtggagcgtggaccgttggccgggatcgggatggatcaggcagcaccggaggccactctgagggtggtggcgtatgccgatgatgtcactgtgtttgcttcctctgacgaggaggcagggtggctgatgtcagaggtagatcgctactcggaggcatccgggtccaagatcaaccgggataagtgtgagagtctctggctgggaggaggagatcctggttttgatctcccggacacccttccaggacccaaagtctctgcaaaagtccttggcatcgaatttggccaggggtattaccccaaacaaaattgggacagcaggctagagatcgccactcagaaggtgaaccaatggaagggttggtctttgaccctaaaggaaagggtaaacctgatcaaaacttacctgctccctttactgatttatctgggcagtgtgtgcatcttgccggaatctctctggactcgggtctacagtttgttcttccaactgttatgggggaatagactgaacctggtaaagagggaggttacttaccgtacgaggagactaggagggttgggtatggtcaaccctgtggtattccttgtggataccttcattaagatcaatatcgcaaacctctggaaagagagggctcctccgtgggtattctcctgtaggggatggtttcagcctttcttccaggaatgggagacaggagggcaagtgaaggatcttcgcacaccgcatggacatcttccggcttacgctaccttggttctgaaggtaattcatcggtggggtctgggaatgtgggagatcaggactctgccaaggaaactacttgacagtagggttcttttgacccatttccagaggcctctggcgctcagggactgcccaagttgggatcttggggtgggtttgcatcttttgaattctatcaggatcccctcgaagttttgggacttggcttggcgctgcttccatgggaaactgtgtgtgagggacaatctgaagtgtaggagctctgaggacaggaattgtccttgggagcattgtggtaccttgctggaaagcatggaccacttcctgcttcattgtcccttcaacacagaggtgtacaacagggtgggcgtcttcattggctggtctcggctggccggtctctcctatgcggaatgggcctatggagcattcggagacctgggtggtcgggaccgctacaccttatttctagttagcgcagtggttaggtatcacacgtggaacgcacggtgcttagtatcgacgcaacgaaaaatcctcccagtggacgatgtgtttaggaccatactcggtgacctggtgaaggtgcgctctctggagtatgggagactgggcgcacggagagccgcgctcctctggaggggcttttcttttagtgtgccctagtctggtcatctcctttcctggtggtgggctgctgctgacactgtagatttttgttttgtttgattatacagtgatgtagggctgcaagcgccgaacttgggcttcgtgagttgtgattattgtggtgtgtgctgctgtatatattgtatatggggatatagatttgggtgtaggtgttaggttgggtggtgggaaagggggggaggtgggtttatcttgtgggactatgggacactgggttgtttgggggaaaaactggcactgcctgatctggcctatggacgttggacatggactcaggcatgagacgcaggaccagctctcaggtcagtgcggggggttgggaatggaggatagcttgtagtattgtatatatttgtagttattttatttaaaactacaaaaaaaaaaaaaaaaaaaagttcatgtatatagtctgtttgccattgtttattttatttgttattattttgtttggtgaccggacctgaaaatcaaagtagttattgttctgtatatactgtgtgagaggagagaatgagcggctggaccagtgttcagtatattgattattttctggctaatatttttgttatgttttctgctattattgttatgtttttcatttttataataaaagatctacaggatataactccggatcagtaatctaatgtatgtacacagtgactgcaccagcagaatagtgagtgcagctctggggtataatacaggatgtaactcaggattagtaatgtaatgtatgtacacagtgactgcaccagcagaaaagtgagtgcagctctggagtataatacaggatgtaactcaggatcagtaatgtaatgtatgtacacagtgactgcaccagcagaatagtgagtgcagctctggagtataatacaggatgtaactccggatcagtaatgtaatgtatgtacacagtgactgcaccagcagaatagtgagtgcagctctggagtataatacaggatgtaactcaggatcagtaatgtaatgtatgtacacagtgactgcaccagcagaatagtgagtgcagctctggagtataatacaggatgtaactcaggatcagtaatgtaatgtatgtacacagtgactgcaccagcagaatagtgagtgcagctcaggagtataatacaggatataactcaggatcagtaatgtaatgtatgtacacagtgactgcaccagcagaatagtgagtgcagctctggggtataatacaggatgtaactcaggatcagtaatgtaatgtatgtacacagtgactgcaccagcagaatagtgagtgcagctctggggtataatacaggatgtaactcaggatcagtaatgtaatgtatgtacacagtgactccaccagcagaatagtgagtgcagctctggaaagcTACAGTCCACTTGCTCATACACTGGTTGGTTACATAACAATTTCCTTCATACAAGAGACCAGAACCCATTATTGCAATTGACTGTAAGAACCACTCACTCGAGAATGCGAGGCTCTAGGACTCTTCGATTCACCTGAaacaaaaagcaattttttttaatcaataataaaaaaaaaaaataaaaaaaaaataaaaaatcaggctCTAGAGAAGGAGCGGTCATCTGAAGGACTTTGGAATGAATGGTGGTATATACTGACATCCTCCGAGACAGTAGGTTTGACATCACAGGTCGCATGTGAAGCAGTATTGTAAAACTTGAGATGttgcatatttaaagggaatctatcacccccaaaattaacggtgagctaagcccaccggcatcaggggcttatctacagcattacagaatgctgtagataagcccccgatgtatcctaaaagatgagaaaaagaggttagattatactcacccaggggcggtcccgctgcggtccggtccgatgggcgtcgcggtccggcgcctcctaccttcatcagatgacgtcctcttctggttttcaggctgtggctccggcgcaggcgtactttgtctccctgttgagggcagagcaaagtactgcagtgcgcaggtgctgggcctctctgacctttccccggcgcctgcgcactgcagtactttgatctgccctcaacagggagataaagtacactggagccgcagcatgaagacaacaagaggacatcatctgatgaagatggaaggccccggaccgcgacgcccatcgaacAGGTccagcagtgggaccgcccctgggtgagtataatctaaagtccttttctcctctttcaggatacatcgggggcttatcttcagcattacagaatgctgtagataagcccctgatgccggtgggattagctcaccttcaattttgggggtaacaggttccttttaagttcaTCTATTTACCTGTCTCTGAGATTCACCCCAATATCCACCTAATACACGGGGTGTCAGCCATCCATCTACCTAACACACGGGGCGTCAGCCGTCCATCCACCTATTACACGGG is a window of Ranitomeya variabilis isolate aRanVar5 chromosome 2, aRanVar5.hap1, whole genome shotgun sequence DNA encoding:
- the ALKBH3 gene encoding alpha-ketoglutarate-dependent dioxygenase alkB homolog 3 isoform X2; protein product: MDDKRRRARVQGAWAGPAKNSSRPASHPVQTAAKPQRWGSEQVIPDQQFTYEEPGEVNRRVLEPRILEKEGTYDISSSPSGVSRLRLVPLFIDPKEADWMFEQLQSEIPWRQKTNLGPDGPYQEPRLTCWYGEVPYTYSRSTMQPNPHWHPLLTMLRDRTQEVTGCTFNSLLCNLYRHDKDSIDWHSDNEPDLGRNPVIASLSFGETRVFQMRKKPPPEDQEDYTYVERVHVPLDHGSLLLMEGATQEDWQGGRSDSVYMKTALYSTRLRLS
- the ALKBH3 gene encoding alpha-ketoglutarate-dependent dioxygenase alkB homolog 3 isoform X1 yields the protein MDDKRRRARVQGAWAGPAKNSSRPASHPVQTAAKPQRWGSEQVIPDQQFTYEEPGEVNRRVLEPRILEKEGTYDISSSPSGVSRLRLVPLFIDPKEADWMFEQLQSEIPWRQKTNLGPDGPYQEPRLTCWYGEVPYTYSRSTMQPNPHWHPLLTMLRDRTQEVTGCTFNSLLCNLYRHDKDSIDWHSDNEPDLGRNPVIASLSFGETRVFQMRKKPPPEDQEDYTYVERVHVPLDHGSLLLMEGATQEDWQHRVPKEYHDRRARINLTFRTMLPGGKK